The DNA sequence AGTTGAACGGTCATGAAGGTTCCTCGGAATGAATAGGTGGGTCAGGCGGTAGTGGAGCTGGGCATGCGAAGGATCGGCTTGATCGTCACGCCGTTCTCGCTGTCGGCCATTGCCTGATTGATTTCGTCGAATGGGTAGAACTTGCAGAGCTTGTCGAAGGGGAAGCGACCCTGCAGGTACAGGTCGACCAGCTTGGGAATGAACGCTTTGGCCACGACGTCGCCCTGGACTATTCCCATGATCCGCTTGCCCGGAATCATCACGTCATTGATGTTGAAGGACGCTTCGGTGCCCATCTTGGTCGCGCCAACGATGCCGCAGGTGCCAAGGATGCTGATCGAATCGATCGCCTGACGGAGCACATCGGCACGACCGGAACATTCGAGGCTGTAGTTGGCGCCGCCATCGGTAATGGCGTGCACACGCTGTACCGCGTCTTCCTCGCGACTGTTGATGATGTGGGTAGCGCCGAGCTCGAGGGCCAGCTCCAGCCGACTGGGCGTCACATCGACTGCAATGATCGTGGTAGCGCCTGCGACTCTTGCAGCCATGATTGCAGCCAGGCCTACAGCGCCCGCGCCAAAGGCGACGAAACTTGAGCCAGCCTCAACCCTAAGGGCGTTAAGCACTGAACCTGCCCCGGTTTGAATGCCGCAACCCAATGGCCCTAGCAGCTCCAAGGGCGCCTCTTTGGGAACCTTCACCACGTTCCGCTCGTTTGCCATTGCATGAGTCGAGAAGGACGACTGGCCGAAGAAGTGATCATGGATCGGATGTTCATCGGCGCAGCTGCAACTGGAGGTGCTGCCGTCGATCCGACCGCCACCGAAGTTGAGCGGATGCATATGCGAGCAATGCGCTGGATGCCCGGTTTCGCAGGGCGAGCATAGGCCGCAGGACATATACGTCATCACTACATGGTCACCGGGGGCGACGGTGGTCACTGCCGATCCTACGGCTTCCACGACGCCGGCCCCTTCGTGGCCAAGGACGATCGGCAACGGCGTGGGAAACAGCTGATCCCGCACCACCATATCGGTATGGCAGACACCGGTAGCGACCACGCGCACGCGGACTTCGGTAGGGGCAGGAGCGCCTAACGTGGCGCTTTCGATTTGCAAAGGAGCGCCGGCTTCGCGAAGAACGGCGACTTGAACGGTTAACGGCTGAGCGTTGAGCTGGGACATTGTCTTTTCCTCAGGTAATGGGCGTAGGCGGCCAGCTTTTCTGCTCAATCCTGTAAGGCGCGCGGCCGCTGGCTGCGCTGGGTGGCCTGCTCGCTGCGCGCTGGTCGCAGCTGGAAGTCAAAGTTCATCTCGGCAAAGCGCCCCTCCACATTGCGCTGAGCACTTTGAGCGGGGTCTTCGATAAAGCGTATTTCGCCAATCAAACCGTCGCGGGTCGCGTAGGCAAAGTCATCCCAAAGATGGTCGTCATTGGAAAGGTTGATCTGCGTGGTGAGGTGCTCGAAGCCTGGCGCCGAGATGAAAAAATGCACGTGGGCGGGTCGTTGACCATGTCGACCGAGCTGGTCCAGGCAGGCTTGGGTCGGGCCGGCGGGATCACAACCATAACCGGACGGTACGATGCTACGGGCGCGGTAGCGGCCTTCGGCATCGGTCAGAATCCGGCGACGCAGGTTGAAATCGGATTGGCTCTTGTCGAAGTACGAGTAGTTGCCCTTGGTATCGGCCTGCCAGAGGTCGACAGTCGCGCCGGCGATGGGGTTTCCTTGCAGATCCAGGACGCGACCTTCGAGAAACATCACCGTCGCAACATCGTCCTCGCTTCCGTCATCCATCCGCACCTCGCCTTCGGACAGCGGCGCACCGGCAACATATAGCGGACCTTCAATCGTCCGCGGAGTACCGCCGGAAACACCGGAAGCCTCGTCGCGTGCATCGGCCAAGAGATCAAGGAAATGTTCCACGCCAAGGCCTGCGACCAGCAGCCCGGCTTCGTTGCTTCCACCAAGGCGATTCAGATAGCTGACCCCAGCCCAGAATTCGTCATCAGTGATCTGCAGGTCTTCGATGATTCGTGCGGTTTCCTGAAGGATCCGCAGGACTATCTCTTTATTGCGGGTATTACCGCCGGCGTTGTCCAAACCAGCCGCCTGGTGAAAGAACTGCTGAATTTCAGGCTGATGAGAGATACGAGTTGTCATGAGCAAAGCACCTTTTGTTTTTATGGGTAGTTTTAAGGGCAGGCACACGGCTGGCCTGCCTCGGAATCGACTTCAGTTGCTGTGGGCCTTACCAGCCCAATTGCGCACGCGCCGACTGAAGGTCTGATTGCATGTCGTGGCTCCATAGCCAGTCGAAGCGCTCTGCCAGTGTTTTTCCGAGCAGCGCCTCGTTATCTGCTACAGCGGGGTCGCGAAATTCATAGAGTTCGCCGGCCTGCCAAGACGTTCGCTGCACGCGGCACGCTCGCGGCCGACGTATCGAGTCGTAGGTGTTGAGGACATCAGCGGGTGTCGAGGTAAGTACCTGCGGGTCGCTGAGCAGACGGGCCAGGAGCCAAGCGTCTTCAAGACCCTGGCCGGCGCCTGCGCCTTGGTGTGGCAGCATGGCATGTGCGGCATCACCAATCAGTCCGACCTGTCCATGAACGTAGCCCGGCAATTCCTCGAGGTCGTGGAGTGCCCACAGGGTAGGGTGGGGGATGGACTCCAGAAGCGCGCGGGCAGCATCGCCCCAGTCTGCGAAGGCCTCCAGCATTTCCTGCTGCGAAGCATTGCGCACCCATGGTGCGTCGCTCGGCCATACTGGCTTGTCGCTACTGCGGTCGGACACAAAGGCGACGACATTGATCAGTCGGCCTTGCTTAACCGGGAAGGTCAGGATGTGCGCGTCGAGCCCCAAGTACATCTGCGGGACATTGACCAGATGCTCATCCAGGCCCCGTGCACGGTAGGTCTCGCGCAGTTGCTGGCTATCGATCATGCCTCTGTAGGCGCATGTCCCGCTAAATCGCGGTGACGCCAAGGGCTGCCCGAGCCTTTCCAGAACGTGGTCTCGTATGGAGGACTTGATGCCATCGGCAGCGATGAGGATGTCGCAGCTGTGGCTGCTTCCGTCAGTAAAAAATACGTGAGCCTGATTACCGTCCTGCTCGACCCGAACGGCCCGTTTACCGAACTGAGCGATGCCATCAGGCAGCTCGCTGGCCAATACATCCAGGAAGTCTGCGCGGTGCACTGAGGATTGCCCGACGCCTGCCGCGACGCTGGCACCGAGGTAACTGGCGTCTTGGCCTTTGCGCCATTCGAACCAGATGTCCTGCCAAGGGGCAGGGGTGCGGTCGGCTACTCGTTGGTAGGGCTCACCGATACCCAGCCCTTTAATGGCTTGAACCGCGTTGGCGCCAAAGGAGACGCCAGCGCCCACTTCGCCGAAGGCTGGGGCGGCCTCGAAGAGCTGTACGTGAAGGTGGGAATGACGGCATAGATCTAGCGCAAGGGCGACGCCGGCGATGCCGCCACCAACGATGCCAATACGCATCGCAGGAGGAGAAGACAGGTGCATAGCAAGGTTCTCATTGGATTTATTTTGTTGGAATGCCTCCACTATCTGGTCGTGTTGCGCGCCCCGTAAATACCGCAACGCCTATGTTGAATATGCCGGTTGTGAATATTGCGAAGTGTTCTTCCTGGAAGAGGTCAGGTTTTGTCGACGCAGAGATGCCTATAAAAATTGGGCAGAGCTTTCCCTTTCTACGCGGTGGGATTGGCGAAGGAACGCTGCAGATCAGGCGGCCTAACAGAGGGTTAAAACGCGTCTGCCAAAGGATCGATGTAGCTCTACCGTCGGCGACGGAACGCAATAGGCGAGGTCCGGCGGGTGGTTACGCGGCCGAGTCTGAAAACAAATCAAACATCAGTTGGCGAATCCAGCGATTGGCCGGGTCCTTGTTGTACCTGGCGTGCCAGAACAGATTGATCGCAATTTCTGGCAAAGGCATAGGTGGAGGTAACAGCACGAGGTCGAACGGTTCGGCACAACTGCTGGCGAATCGCTCCGGCACGGTCGCAATCAAATTGGATTGCTTCAGGATATGTCCCACTGCAACGAAGTGCGGCACCTCGAGGCGGATATTGCGCTGGGCACCGGCACGCTGAATGAACGCATCGGCCTCGCCATGCC is a window from the Pseudomonas sp. MTM4 genome containing:
- the catA gene encoding catechol 1,2-dioxygenase, with product MTTRISHQPEIQQFFHQAAGLDNAGGNTRNKEIVLRILQETARIIEDLQITDDEFWAGVSYLNRLGGSNEAGLLVAGLGVEHFLDLLADARDEASGVSGGTPRTIEGPLYVAGAPLSEGEVRMDDGSEDDVATVMFLEGRVLDLQGNPIAGATVDLWQADTKGNYSYFDKSQSDFNLRRRILTDAEGRYRARSIVPSGYGCDPAGPTQACLDQLGRHGQRPAHVHFFISAPGFEHLTTQINLSNDDHLWDDFAYATRDGLIGEIRFIEDPAQSAQRNVEGRFAEMNFDFQLRPARSEQATQRSQRPRALQD
- a CDS encoding NAD(P)-dependent alcohol dehydrogenase, with the protein product MSQLNAQPLTVQVAVLREAGAPLQIESATLGAPAPTEVRVRVVATGVCHTDMVVRDQLFPTPLPIVLGHEGAGVVEAVGSAVTTVAPGDHVVMTYMSCGLCSPCETGHPAHCSHMHPLNFGGGRIDGSTSSCSCADEHPIHDHFFGQSSFSTHAMANERNVVKVPKEAPLELLGPLGCGIQTGAGSVLNALRVEAGSSFVAFGAGAVGLAAIMAARVAGATTIIAVDVTPSRLELALELGATHIINSREEDAVQRVHAITDGGANYSLECSGRADVLRQAIDSISILGTCGIVGATKMGTEASFNINDVMIPGKRIMGIVQGDVVAKAFIPKLVDLYLQGRFPFDKLCKFYPFDEINQAMADSENGVTIKPILRMPSSTTA
- the salA gene encoding salicylate 1-monooxygenase; amino-acid sequence: MHLSSPPAMRIGIVGGGIAGVALALDLCRHSHLHVQLFEAAPAFGEVGAGVSFGANAVQAIKGLGIGEPYQRVADRTPAPWQDIWFEWRKGQDASYLGASVAAGVGQSSVHRADFLDVLASELPDGIAQFGKRAVRVEQDGNQAHVFFTDGSSHSCDILIAADGIKSSIRDHVLERLGQPLASPRFSGTCAYRGMIDSQQLRETYRARGLDEHLVNVPQMYLGLDAHILTFPVKQGRLINVVAFVSDRSSDKPVWPSDAPWVRNASQQEMLEAFADWGDAARALLESIPHPTLWALHDLEELPGYVHGQVGLIGDAAHAMLPHQGAGAGQGLEDAWLLARLLSDPQVLTSTPADVLNTYDSIRRPRACRVQRTSWQAGELYEFRDPAVADNEALLGKTLAERFDWLWSHDMQSDLQSARAQLGW